In Pyrenophora tritici-repentis strain M4 chromosome 6, whole genome shotgun sequence, the DNA window CAGAGATCCGCTTTATCAACTCTTTCGCAGACCGCTACGCACCTATCAGATCGGTTGGAAACAAACAGTTGATCATGAAGCAAAACACATGGTACAACCAGATTTGGGGCTATGATACTGTTAACAAGAACAATGCGGACTTTGGTGTTTGGGTGCAGAATGCTTTGGCACTCCTGACAGAGGGTGGCCAGTTTTATCTTGACTCAGCTGCTGGCAAGATCTACTACAAACCGCTCTCTGGGGAGAACATGGCAAGTGTAGACACGTATTTGGGTCTTTCTGAAACGCTCATTGTGATTGGCGGAACTTACGCGGATCCCGTTCACGACATCTCGTTCCAGGATCTCAACTTTGTAAGCTTGAGCCCAGGCTACTGTATAGAGTCACCTCTGACATGAATCACAGGCTCATACCACATGGCTGCAACCTGCCAACATCGGATATATAGATCAGCAGACGGGAGGCAGCATTTGTGAAGACAAGACGTATGACTCCTCCAACTTTGAGTCTACCCGTCCCAATTGGTGTCAAATGCCATCTGCAATCCAGATCAGCGCAGCTAAAAACATTGTCTTTTCTGGTGGAAACTACGCAATGATGGGCGCTGGGGGTATCGGTATTGGCAACGATGCCAATGCCCATATCACTGGTACTGGGCTTGGAGCAAACAATATTGCGATCAAAGACGGTTACTTTACGCAGGTAATGGGCAACAGCATTACTGCCGGCGGTATTCGAGCCGACGCACATCATCCAAGCGACGCACGCATGACGAACTCGCGCATTGAGATATCCGGCAACATTTTTTACAATGTTTCGTCGCTATTCAGTTCGACAGTGCCAATTCTCGCCACATATGTTCAGAACTCCCTCATCTCGCATAACGACATCTACATGACTCCTTACACTGGCATCTGCATTGGCTACGGCTGGGGATCTAACGATGCTGGAGGTAGCTCGGAGTACCAAAACCGCGGACTATACAACTATCAACCAAAGTACACGACTCCGACAACGTCGATGAACAACCGCATCGAGGGTAACTTGGTCCACGGCTACGGGTACTCACACACTGACCTTGGCGCAATATACACTCTTTCAAAGAGTCCGTCGACGTATATCGTTGAGAACTATGGCTTTGATTCTAGCGGCTTCGGTGCTTACACGGACGAAGGCTCTAATTCATACCTCATTCAAGATAATATCTTCCTCTCAAACGGCATCTGGTATGCACGCAACGGCGTCAACACGGCAAACAACACCATTACTGGTAATTTCGGCAAGACTGGGCCAACTATCTCTGGCAATACGATTGTTTCGGATATTTCCAAGATATCTGATGCAGGGAAAAAGATTGCGCAACGCGCTGGTGTTCTCCCTGAGAAGCGTGCTGGTCGACCAGTATCAAACCCCCCAAACTAAAGTACCAAGGCGGACGGGCTACTGCTAGGACTATAGTTTAGTCCTAATCCCTAGAGCTCCCAAAATCATTAGATATACATGATACTTTGTTTGAATTCTTGTGCGATCGTATTCAGAAAATGACTTGTAAGCGCCTTCTTCGAAGAATGAAGGGCGATAGGTGGGTGTAGGTTATGTCGGTTGAGTGGGTGACTGATTGCTCGGTTTGAGCCGCTATTGCTCCGAGAGGGGCGGCGGGCTTGGCGAACACCTGTCGCGTTTCCCACCATTCCTGATGCGCTCCCCCCCTACTTTACCACCACCCtggtgtcataaaatactggacataCAAGTGTGaaaaagccactgtagtcgccagacacgtctattaggtgcttacccacactgtccagtattttatgacacccaggtGCTATGTCAATTGAACCCCAAATGAATCTCAGAATGAGCGTTCAGGCCACCTCCACTTCATCTTGGAAACCCACACTTTTTGTCCCCAGAGATTTGCGAGCTGATGTGGTGTGGCGCGATGCCGATTGAGCTATTTTTGTCGCAGCGTCGTAAAATCCCTGAGGTCCTGGCTGCTCCACATCCAGGCTAGTGGCTATTGGACAGCCTCTATAACAGCCCCGGAAAGAACAACGAGTCTGCGCGTGCTCCATCATTGCCGCGATTACCAGAAGATGCTCTCCATCACAGGCGCTGGCGATGTTTGCCACTTACGTGTGATCGTTAACGCGTACCAATCCAGGCTCCATCGCCTTTCCTAATGACCATCGTGGACAACAAGATAGCCTACGTGTATACCATGGCACGGGCCGAACGTGTCATGCTCAAAGTACGTCGCTTTTCTTAGATCGACTTTCTTGGTGGGTGGGAGTCGCTTCAATATTGCACGAGGCACTGTTTCGTAAGAGAATCAGAGTAATTCGCCTCGTCACCAAATTTTAATTAAAGTTCGAAGAAGAAAGGTAAGTACAACTTCCAGGCATTCTCTATCTACACATGTTCTATGCATCCCCTGTCTGCACGTCCGCTGCGCGTCCTATATTTACACAATCTGCGCCTTTCCTATCCATGTCTTCTGCGTATGCCTCATTTACAATATGGCGGTGGCGTTCTCGGCCACGATATCAAACTCGCCCACATCGAAGAGGCTATGGGGGTAAATAACGTCGGCCCTACCGGTGTAGTTGAATGTAGGCCTAGATTTTGTCAGCAGGCCATTCACAAACAGAACTAAATAAAGCAAAAGTGCGACTCACCTTGTCTTGCCATCTCCAACCTGTACGAAGCTGACAAAAATCTGCGAGGGGTTGCTGTCGCTGTCCCCGAGTCTGGTGCTGAGCTTGGCCGCGACACCGTTGTTCTTGGGGCCCGAAACGATGTCGCAGTCCGCGTACCAGTTTTCGAGCTTGTAACCACCATTCTCATAGCCTGAGCATCTTGCCGAGACGCCTGCGATGTTGTCCGCAGACGGAATTGTCACGTCGAAGCGGTAAGTGCACAGAGAGCGGATGCAGCTAGCATCCCATTTGAGAACCTTCCAGTACCAGTTGTTGGGGATGTTCGTATCGCGCTCCTGGAGGGCGACGGGTGATGCGAGCGCAGACGCGGAGAGGGCGAGAAGAGCGACGAATGAAACCATCTTGAATTATCTTGTTAGGATGGTGATTGGATTTGGTGCGAGAGCGAGTGAAAGGAGTATAAGGCAAATGAGGTGAGATTGGGTTGGATGTCGACTTGGGAGCCGTAGAGTGCCTCCCTTATATACCGTTCCTCGATGCTTCAGGTTACTTCATCATAGTGCGATGACGGAGTGAAAGGCCCATGCGCGATTCGTATAAGGTCGCATCTCGGCATCTCGGCCTTGTGACAAGTGTACCTAGACCCAACCAGAAATCGCTCGTTCAGAGGGGTAGGTGCTGCCCGTAGATCTCGCACTGTAGGGGTTAGGTCGCCCCTGCTAGGACCCTGCAAAGCCCCAATTATTAATTTTGGGGAAGCGGAAATACGATGCTACCGCAGTAAACGTGACATCGGCTAAATCCCCCGACAGACGTTAGCCTATTTTTAGAATCGCATGTGCGACCACACTTGTGGTTAGAGCGTCTCTCGCAATTGCGCATAAACCTCATTACACTCTCCCATCGTGGCCTGGGCCTTCGCACTATCCAATTCTGAGGCCCCAAAATATCTCGTATCCGCAACTCGTATACGATGTGAAGAGACTTGACTCATGATCGTTGTGTACTATAAATACCCCTCATACGTCACTCGCAAACAATCAATTACAACTTTACAGGAGCCATTATACAAGTTTTTGAAGAAGCTTTTTTTCTTTCTCCAGACTTCACCAATGACTGCGCGCTACAGCCGGCGCGCTGAGTGAATACCGACACATTGGAAATCAGCCGACGATACACGTTTCCGGGCACACACCGCTTGTCAAGACGAAACGCAATTCGAGCTTACCCATATGCTGTTCGGGAGCAACTGCTGCCGTCGACAAATACCTCGTTGGTCCCAACGAATTACCGTCTCACTGATCTGCAGGATTGGTAAGACATACGAGCTGCACTGGGCACTACGGGGCCAAAGTTCATGAGTGCGTTGCCCTTGAATCCGATAGGTACAGAGCGGGCCATGCACCATCTCTACTGTCCCTGATCAACACAGTTCCTTTGGGGGAAAATGACAGTCTGCATAGTCAATTATCTAACGCTACCCGAGCTCCAATAATCTACAGATCTAGCCACCGTTTGGTCTCCCTTTTATGATCCTTTTTTGTTTGTCTTGCCTGTTAAGCGTAGATTGATAGACCAGCTACATTTCTGTATAAAGCGTCAACATTTTGTTGTCATAAAACGTCCCTAGATAATCCGAACATGTAGTACACCCAAGTGTGAGATCAGTTCAAGCTCGGATAGTCGCGATATCGGTATAAAAGTTCTTGCAGTGGACCAAGAAAGCGCCCATAACTCCCACGGCCATAGCACAATCATTATGGGGTGACAGACGAACGGCAAAGATGATATTGTGCTATTTTGAGGCAATGGTGGGTAAAAACTGGAAAATAATGAGCTACCGAGTCTCGTAAAGATTGTGTACCCATCTGACATAGGCTCCGCCACTTCCCATTTGTCGCGACGAGAAAAGCGTCTTTCCCCATTATCACGAGTGTGAGGTTGCATCTTCGTACTCACGCCACATGCATGTAAGAGTGGTAAAATGGATGTGCCCCCGAATATCGACCGCTACTTCGTGATCTGCAGCGCTGCAAAACGGGGACCACATGTGTTGTGGTGACGGCGTCCAAGGACATCTTAGGGCGCGGCCTGTAAGTTGATACAGTTGTAGAAGAGGTAGACTTTAGGCTTTAGAGGTAGAAGTTAGACGTTAGATGTACAGGTAGATTTTTAGTCGTTCCGCGGCCCAATATCCGGGGAAAGCACATCTGTAAAGTGTGTCATGCTAAGCTTTTCGTACGATGGCAGCGCCTGAGCGAGGTAGGTGCAGCAGAGTTGGTGTTATAGTGAGATACAGTCGTCAATCTTTCAGCTACAGTACACTGTGTCTGCTGTGGGCATCAGTGCAATCGCTCTGTTGTTACACACGGAGCTCAACACGTTAGCAGGACAAGATGCCATATCGGTCTACGACCCTAGTGAACACATCCTATGAACCCAGCTGGTTTATGGGTCTTTGACTGCAGTTCAGCAGAACTTCTGTAGTGGCGTAGCGTTGTGAAGCGGCTATGCGCTGCGAAACCCTGGTGCCCGAACCGCTACCTACACCAATGTCCGCCGCTGTCGGTCAGTGCACAGATCCCGAGTGTGTCGTTCACCTCTCATCCGCCGTAACCTACGCGATAATCAACTACATTATAATATTTCAGTAGTATGCGCTATTTAGTAGTCAGGTACGTTAACTCTTTACTTATCTCTAGTAATATGAAGCATTAATCTATGCCCTCTTGGAGCAATATTGAGCCGATCCTCAATCTCCATTTCCCATGGTTGCATCTCTGGACCAATATACAGCTTTAGACCTGCACGCATGATTGTGCTTACTGCTATATATAGCTCCTCCCATGCTAGGTTTTGCCCAACGCAATTTCGACGACCGACACTAAAAGGAGTCAAGGATCCTTCCATCGCCTGAGCATGAGAAGCAGAGTCAGGTAGAATCCATCGTTCAGGCAAAAACCGATCGGGGGTTGGAAAAATAGTAGGGTCCCTGTGGTGTAGCCAATTTTGCATACCaaccagactccgcaacaatcaatccagattggtcagattgattgatttgattggtcatttggagtttttaccaactcaatcaactcaatctaagcttttcaaaatagctaatcaaatcaacttgcgaaggtcagattgattgatttgattagttagattgatttattattaacgagttgtaaggcgagtagtgtcgtattaagagaaggtttttggtgttgaagatagttatcttggacccctatctcgcttagcttgtgatccctgtcggccgggcaagccagtctctatgcattcacttctcaccagctagctctcctcttataggactagctccttctgcttaggggctagcctcttctaggcttcaccccgcacctatatagctagtccttcgctgttcttaatacaacaacgatttcgctcactcagttccctaataatcccttacacacaacactagttgcctagctacctatacagacatttttctttagtgtttagtatcgcccacgatggccaaacgctctcgagttcccaccaatactgctgccgccgccgccgccgccaaacgggcgcgcctatcaaggccctctgtcctatctcagcgatcgctgtcgcctcaggaaacccttggcgccgccgtaagccaggccacaacgtttgagtcgcaatttttcgagtcgcaaacagaggaggagggtgcggctgagggcagccaggctggtacagcagcaacaacagaggctagtgttgatacagagcctgataatggcgataactttgacggcattaactgggatcgcctccctcggttcatgaagcctcttacaactgggcggcgcgtcaagagttggatctttcaacatggatatcgcgttgttgagctctacgatcagaatcgagtgtggtttgtatgcaaatactgccacatccacaaggtcattgacactggcggcagtggagtttttgacgtatcaaaggccacctcctcagctgcagctcatcttggccctcagaaacgaggccatggctttacaaaagacggcctgaagcctcgaagaacagggcagcaactctctctacgacagacgctggagactggtgttgcagtctctcaagaggctgccaacgcgatgggcaacttcaacatccagcagtttcgtgaagttgcagtgttctgccttcttgataacaacttgccaatggagctacttgcaaggccgtcctttcgcgagatgattagccttgcaaacccagaggcagaggcagctttgtgggtaagtcctcgcagtgtagctacctacgcaatgcgcctcttccaatatatgcagccacagattgtctgcgctctgtcagaagctgcaagcaagatccacataagctttgatggttggacgacaaagggtggcaagcgtggattctttggagtcgttgcacactttgctaacgcctctggagtgatacaagatctccccatcgccctcccacatctcgcaggctctcatactggtgatgctatcgctgatacaattaaaaagacgctccaagaatacagtattgggagtgataaactcggctacttcgtcctcgacaatgctgcaaacaacgatactgcagtctcctcgctcgcccacgcgtacgacttcaacgctgctcaccgacgcctccgctgcggccctcacacgcttaaccttattggccaggcaattatctttggcagcaatcaagaggcgtataacaacaacaacgacgagcagctccaaacagaggaggtgtacatgcaggagtggcgtcaagaagggcccttaggtgtacttatcgacgttatcaaccatataaaaacgcctcaacaacacgaaattttccgaagcttccaaaccgccgccaacgccgagttgccagctagagagcgcctccacgtacttgagcctgtgaagcctgttgttacacgctggaactcttactacgctgccttcaaacgcgcaactcaactccaggcagcatacaactcttacgctgagcactacattaacgcactctcccttgaagatcgccgcgcttgtcaacgtggcaataaactccctgaagcacctagttggatgagatcaacaggacttacagctgctgattgggcggtgataacagagtatcaggactgcctagagccgcttaagcttgctacggagaagcttgagggtcgcggaaaggcaggcaaatacggcgctatatatgagactattcctgtatttgaatacgtacttggcgcgctcgaagcccgtacgcgctcgtacgagcaagttgacttcaacccacctgatgcgcctgaagatcacctctttgttaacctccgcgccgcctggagtaaggccaacgattactacaacaagctcgatcgatcgccagcatactacgctgctacctgcctccatccatactacaaatactactgcgagaacagctgggtggataagccagaatggctaacatcagccaacgctggcttcctgcagctctggcagtcgtataagcctcaacgtacacgtcctctatctcaaacaactgcaaaaccaaggcatagaggaatagatgatgtgattggcgccctcgtacggcgcaacaaggctcaggtagaggctgcccacgacgatgagtacgagcgctggagaactcaagagccagagtggacaagcgaacagtatcttagcgatggccacccagtcaagtactggattcaattacgctcaaaatacccgtgtttaagccagtttgcgattgatatactcacgataccagcatctagttgcgactgcgagaggctctttagcgagcttggcgatttacttgagccgcgccggcgagctcttggcagcgagttacttgctgcccttcagcttgtacgttcgtggagacgagctggctttgacggcttgtacaacaacggtgatgatgaagataagtggagtgacgtcaaagatgaggagattgtacaacagtacgatatagaaggctggagtacaacaccataaccccctgtatactacttcttagcatcaatcagccaatcaaccaatcaatcgcaatcaatctgctcaaaaaccctaacaatcaatccgcaatcaatcagcagcgtcgccgcaagctaatcaaaccaatcgacaaccttaagattgattgatttgattgttgcggagtctgataCCAACAATCGTTCCTTTAGGCAAACTATACTCGCCTAATTGAAGTGGCTCCAGAAGAATGCGGGGAAGTGTTGACACGATAGTTGGGAAGAGCCGGAAGGTTTCTTTGATGACGACATTCAGGTATGGATCTTGTCGCATGGCGGTAACGTCATCTGCGGGAATCGTTCTAATCGTGTCCCGTAACCGCTCTTGAACATGAAGATTTTCAGGAAGTGAAAGCGCATATAGAAGGTAAGTCAACGTCGATGAGGTAGTTCCACTGCCAGCAAACATGTAGCCCATCGCCTCTTCAATGAGCTCCTCATGGCTTAGTCGGCGACCAAGGAAAGTATCGATATCGGTAGCGACGGGAGACAATAAGTACTTGTTGTCCGCGGATGATTTTTCCAGGAAGTGATCTACCATGTTCCTGGATAGTTGTTCCCAGATTTGGTGACTGCGATAGGCATTGCCTATGAAGCCTGGTAGTTTAGTGCCAAGACCAGTTGACCCAAGAAAAGGAAACAAACTCTGCGGGAGAAAGACGAGAGCACTCCCATCCATAGCACGCAAGAGCTCCAACGAGGCCCCCATACCATCTATCCCGTCAAAGTCCTTTGCGAAAGCGGCTTTGCAGATTGTTTCCAGGCTGAACAAAGCACACAACCTATATGCATCGGCAGTTCCTGAGGTCGAAGAACCAGCTTCAGAAATCAATCGATGTACAAGAGTATCCGCGTTCTTTTGGATCAAAGGGTCTAATCTGGCGATAGAGTTAAGTGCATATGGTGGACTACTTAGTTTCCGGCGCGCTGCGTGCTCGGAAGGGTTTCTATACAAGTGTTAGAACCTTTACTGGTTATGACCATGGTCGTACTTGCGTCATCTGGAAAAGGTTATGCTTTCCGATCATCTTAACACCGTCGTAGAACGAGGGGTCTTTTAAAATCGTCTTTAGGTTGCAATACATCGTCCGTATATGTCTCCAGTCTGCAACGGAGACTTCATTGGGGCCGGTGCGGACAATGGATCCGTATTTGCGATGGAGTTGCTCAAGTTCCTATACAAGAAGCGTTGTCAGATATTAGAAATAGTGTCATGATGGTTTTCGTGAACTCACATATACTCGAcgtgttggttggctttgcactaagtgcgtaaagggaaataacgataactagtaatgcattctgttcggtgatggttcttgttgattgtctacgaacatagctgctacgaaggtatacctaagctctgcgcaaggtgggccgaagtcgggccgaagtgtcaagcagccgacgtctctaccgatactcacgatccgacacgACGGCCCTTTAATCCCTGTATGGCCATTGGCCATTTTGAAAGGCAGGCCCGGAAAGGTCCGGGCACGTGTCTTAATGGACTGAGGAGCAGACATCGCAGAAGCTATACACAATCCATGCATTAGCCAAAGCGTTAGTTGCGCGTGCAATAGCGCTAAGGCGAAAGGGAAATAATGCCTTACAAAGAACGTAATATAGCATACGCTTAGCACTACAGCCAAGCTAAGTACTTCAAAGCGCGATATGCTTTCGCTGCGAAGAAAGATGATAGCCATGAATTTGTTGAGCAGGTCAACAGATAAAGATGGAAGTAGAGTTGAAGAAGCTCGGGACAGCTATCAGCCAATTGAATAAGAGGTTGATTTAGTTAGTTGAAACTAGATAAAGCAACCAGTACTATTGCGCAAGGAGAGCTCTATACTTAAGGTGTGAAGTAAGAGAGTCTTTGCGAAGAGCCATTTCGGGCGTTTCCTTCGACGAAGTGCGCCAAAGTAATCCGGAGATAACTGCCGATTCAGATTTACCTCAGCCAGCGGACTAATGTACATACTATACGGTTTGGCACGCGGATCCGGAGGGATTGTACAGTACTACAGATGCGGGATGCGGGATGCGAGGCTCTGGACTGTGTAGCTTGTTAACTACGCCGACACTAAGACACTACAACGGAGGAAATATTGAGCCGCTTACCGGCCAGTGAAGCTCTTTTACTAAGAGGTGAGCGTCTTGT includes these proteins:
- a CDS encoding Beta-helix multi-domain protein, encoding MHSKLLLLCITFCAYTAHAVDLYVSPNGSDNNAGTAAAPFKTLTKAQQAVRNQIARTANENITVHVGAGTYTLPAPLKFTSEDSGKNGVTVKWVGTGATISGGLKITNWAAGSNSVYSANVPVGLKSRNLYVNGKASNYARKKIANRKDFTYTSTGMTWTSSTYDWLSSTPGISGAEIRFINSFADRYAPIRSVGNKQLIMKQNTWYNQIWGYDTVNKNNADFGVWVQNALALLTEGGQFYLDSAAGKIYYKPLSGENMASVDTYLGLSETLIVIGGTYADPVHDISFQDLNFAHTTWLQPANIGYIDQQTGGSICEDKTYDSSNFESTRPNWCQMPSAIQISAAKNIVFSGGNYAMMGAGGIGIGNDANAHITGTGLGANNIAIKDGYFTQVMGNSITAGGIRADAHHPSDARMTNSRIEISGNIFYNVSSLFSSTVPILATYVQNSLISHNDIYMTPYTGICIGYGWGSNDAGGSSEYQNRGLYNYQPKYTTPTTSMNNRIEGNLVHGYGYSHTDLGAIYTLSKSPSTYIVENYGFDSSGFGAYTDEGSNSYLIQDNIFLSNGIWYARNGVNTANNTITGNFGKTGPTISGNTIVSDISKISDAGKKIAQRAGVLPEKRAGRPVSNPPN
- a CDS encoding CypX, Cytochrome P450; the protein is MANGHTGIKGPSCRIELEQLHRKYGSIVRTGPNEVSVADWRHIRTMYCNLKTILKDPSFYDGVKMIGKHNLFQMTQKPFRARSAPETKLDPLIQKNADTLVHRLISEAGSSTSGTADAYRLCALFSLETICKAAFAKDFDGIDGMGASLELLRAMDGSALVFLPQSLFPFLGSTGLGTKLPGFIGNAYRSHQIWEQLSRNMVDHFLEKSSADNKYLLSPVATDIDTFLGRRLSHEELIEEAMGYMFAGSGTTSSTLTYLLYALSLPENLHVQERLRDTIRTIPADDVTAMRQDPYLNVVIKETFRLFPTIVSTLPRILLEPLQLGEYSLPKGTIVGIRLRNNQINQS